A genome region from Buchnera aphidicola (Chaetogeoica yunlongensis) includes the following:
- the rpsU gene encoding 30S ribosomal protein S21, giving the protein MPIIKVRDNEPFDVALRRFKRSCEKSGILSEIRKREFYEKPATERKRAKSSAIKRLAKKLSRENLKRTRLY; this is encoded by the coding sequence ATGCCAATAATTAAAGTACGAGATAATGAACCTTTTGATGTAGCTTTACGTAGATTTAAAAGATCATGCGAAAAATCAGGAATTTTATCAGAAATACGCAAAAGAGAATTTTATGAAAAACCTGCTACAGAACGAAAAAGAGCAAAATCTTCAGCTATAAAACGTTTAGCAAAAAAATTATCCAGAGAAAATTTAAAAAGAACTCGTTTGTACTAA
- the tsaD gene encoding tRNA (adenosine(37)-N6)-threonylcarbamoyltransferase complex transferase subunit TsaD has product MRILGIETSCDDTAIAVYDSEFGIIFNQVYNQADLNDTYGGIVPELAARKHSETLVVLLKNLFFIGKISKYSIDAVAYTSGPGLAGSLLIGASVGTALAFSLNIPVVLVNHMEAHLLTPMLSKRKPKFPFVTLLVSGGHTQLINALGIGNYKLLGSTRDDAAGEAFDKIAQLLGLKYPGGANLSKLARLGISGKFNFPRPMISCSGLDFSFSGLKTYVTNIIKKNNDDFQTKADIAKEFESAVVDSLVFKCIRAMKKLNYNTLVVSGGVSKNKILRKSLNKIINKYSYKVFYPMSEYCTDNAAMVAYVGYVRFDKFKSFNVNIKINPSWSIEDLKKI; this is encoded by the coding sequence ATGCGCATATTAGGAATTGAAACTTCTTGTGATGACACTGCTATTGCTGTTTATGACAGTGAATTTGGAATAATATTTAACCAAGTTTATAATCAAGCTGATTTAAATGATACTTATGGTGGTATAGTTCCTGAATTAGCAGCTAGAAAACATTCAGAAACATTAGTCGTTTTACTTAAAAATTTATTTTTTATTGGGAAAATTTCTAAATACTCTATTGATGCCGTTGCATATACATCTGGTCCTGGTTTAGCAGGGTCATTATTAATAGGTGCGTCTGTTGGAACAGCATTGGCGTTTTCTTTAAATATACCAGTGGTATTAGTAAACCATATGGAAGCTCATCTTTTAACTCCTATGTTATCTAAACGTAAGCCTAAATTTCCATTTGTTACATTATTAGTTTCTGGAGGACATACTCAGTTAATTAATGCTTTGGGAATTGGGAATTATAAATTATTGGGTTCAACTCGTGATGATGCAGCAGGTGAGGCTTTTGATAAGATAGCTCAGTTGTTAGGGTTAAAATATCCTGGAGGTGCTAATTTATCTAAATTAGCTAGATTAGGTATATCAGGAAAATTTAATTTTCCTAGGCCAATGATTAGTTGTTCTGGATTGGATTTTAGTTTTTCAGGATTAAAAACATATGTAACTAATATTATAAAAAAAAATAATGATGATTTTCAAACTAAAGCTGATATTGCTAAAGAATTTGAAAGCGCAGTAGTTGATTCATTAGTATTTAAGTGTATAAGAGCTATGAAAAAATTAAATTATAATACCTTGGTAGTTTCTGGTGGTGTCAGTAAAAATAAAATTTTACGTAAAAGTTTAAATAAAATTATTAATAAATATAGTTATAAAGTTTTTTATCCTATGTCGGAATATTGTACAGATAATGCTGCTATG